The Culex pipiens pallens isolate TS chromosome 2, TS_CPP_V2, whole genome shotgun sequence DNA window TCCCAGCATCTCAACCCTCACTGCAGCCGCGCAGCTGTTCGAAGAACCTTCACGCGAGACAAGATGTTCTTCTGCGACAGTGTTTCACCGTTTAGTGTCTGCTGGAGTCCCAACCGGTCAGGTAGAGCTTCTAACGCGCTGATGCTTTGACGTAGCACGGAAAAGTTACCCCGCGAAGTAGCTCGATCGGTCGGAGTGATTCCGAGAATAATTAGTCTACGTTACGAGGCGCTTATTTGTTGCGCCGCGCTCGTGGGGGTGCTAAAACAAGTTGTATTACATTCATTACTTCGTTTAGTTTAGTGTGTGGGGAGATTCTGGTCGAGAACGGTCGTGTTGTGAAAATGGCTCCTTCGGGAAGTGATCCGTGTGAGGTGGCGATTCCGCTGCTCGATTTGACTACGGTTTTGAGCTTTAACAGTCTAAACTATGTGGTTCATCAAAATTCCGGGAGTAAGACTTTATTGAACAACGTGTCTGGATCGTTTCAATCGGGACGTTTAACGGCGATTATTGGGCCATCCGGTGCTGGCAAGTCCAGCTTGCTGAACGTGCTCAGTGGATTCAAGACCAAAGGTGTGAAAGGGGATATTTTGGTCAATACTGAAGTGATTGATCGTCAACACTACCGTAAAATGGTGTCTTACAATGTGCAGAACGTGAGTTTGTTGCCAAACATAACGGTTGAAGAAACGCTGCGGTATACGGCGGATCTGAAGATGTCCTCAAAGGTTCCGGATATGAAGAAGAGTGCCACGATCAACGGGATCATAGCGCTGTTGGGGCTGGAGAAGTGTACGAAGACTCAGGCCAGACTGTTGTCTGGTGGTGAGAGGAAGCGACTCTCGATCGGTCTTGATCTGGTATCAGATCCGAGGATTCTGTTCTTCGATGAACCTACTAGTGGGTTGGACAGCGTGTCTTCGTACCAGGTGATCTCGTACATGAAGGATCTCGCAAAGCAAGGTCGATGCGTGATCAGTGTGATTCATCAACCAAGTTCGGAACTGTTGGAGTTGTTTGACGATGTCTACCTGGTAACAGCTGGTCAATGCCTTTACCGAGGATCGCTGGCAGATCTGATACCCTCATTGTCCGACGCGGGATACGTGTGTCCGCAGTACTACAATCCAGTTGATTTTGGTATCGCATTACATTACATGACTCATTTGAACTTATTAACTGGAGTAATTTTTACAGCAATTAAAATCGCATCAAACTTTAACACCACAACCGAAGGGATTGACCGGCTTATGCAACGATTGCAGCTCGTTTCTAGTGCTGAGAAAAATGGTAAATAATGATCCGATAAAGATCTTTGCTAGAATCATTAGTTATTATTGCTCGTTCACACAGACATCCAGCCTCCGAACCAGTCGAGCACAAAGCGTCACGATCAGTACGTGAGTCGTTCCCAGTATCCGATATCCCGTTGGCGTCAATTCTCCATCCTCACGCGAAGAACCACCCTAGGAACCGTCCGAAGTATCACGCTGACCGTACTCCGCATTACCGGACACCTCGGCATGGGACTGCTGATCGGTGCCATCTACTACAACATTGGCAACGATGGCGCTAAAATCCTGTCCAACCTCGGCTTCATCCTGCTTAGCATCCTGTTTATTGCATTCGTCAACGGAATGTCCTCCGTACTCACCTGTAAGCATCAACCAATCCCCAACCTAAACCTCAAATCTAGTAGTCCATTTCCCCTCCGCAGTCCCCCTCGAGATGTCCGTCTTCATCCGCGAGTACAAAAGCAACAGCTACTCGATTGTAGCCTACTTGTTCTCGAAGGTGGTCGCCGACTTCCCGATGCTGCTCACAAGCATAACCCTGTTCCACGTCGCCGCCTACTACCTCACCGGACAGATCAACGAACCGCTGCGTGAGCTTACCTTCTGGGCCATGTGCGTCCTGTCGGGTTGGTTCGCCCAGGTTTACGGCCTGCTCGGTGGGAGCATCTTCCCGATCGAGGTCAGCCCGCTGGTGCTGCCCATTCTGATGCTGCCGGGGATCATCTTCTGCGGGTTCTTCATCCGGTACGACGAGCTGTCGCTGGCGTTTCGGTGGTTCACCTGGGTGTCGCCGTTTCGGTTTACCTTCGAGGCGGCTACGCTGGGGATGTACGGCTTTGGGCGGGAGAAGCTGGAGTGTAGTGAGATTTTTTGCTACCTCCAGAAGCCGGCGAAGATTTTGGACATGCTGGACATGGTTGACGGGAACTTTTGGTTTGACATTTTTGGGATTTCGGTGTTCATTTTTCTGCAGCATGTGCTGCTGTATTTAAGCTTGAGGAGAAGGTTACGATAGGTAAGAAGCTGGTGCGtttgtattttatcaattttaaaaattggccaAATAACTagataaattatttaatattagtaaaaaataattattatcagAAATCTGCTTAAAAGCCAAACAAAAcattcttattaaaaaaaactaaaagaaaagccaataactgtttttttttgcttttgaagaaaatcacaaccaaatcacaaaatatttaactctgaaacaaaaaaaaaaaaactcaagcgATGAAGGTTGCTCAACAGTGATAAGCCACCATCGCCCCAGATATAAATAAACTAAACGCGTCCGCCAAAAGGTGACTAACATTCGGTTGGATTTAATCTTGTGGCTGCATACAAAACAGAAGCCACAAGAATGAATTATAATTAACACCTCAAACAGCAATAAATCTGACCTTGCTCAGTTAGATTTGCTCAGCCTCCTGTAGCaaaaatttatagatttttgcaAGATTGTTTTCTTCTTTAAACTTGAAACTTTAAACAATTTGGGTTAATGCTGAGAGATGCCTAAATCTGGAGCAAATATTTAAAGGTGAAAATTCATatatcaagcaaaaaaaaaaaaggaaattggtTCAACTGAAACATTGCAATTAGGCTAttgcaatttttgttataagttTATGTTTCCTCCCCTTCATTTTTaccaaaaaccttaaaaattgaaaatttaatgggaAAAACATGAACATttagaatttgataaaaaaaacagcagttaaaataaaaatcaatgctatcaacatttgaatcaaaaaagtatttgaaaatgcACATAACGCCAGCCCTGTTATTTTGCATTTATTCGATTAAAAACTTTTATCGATACTGTActttggaatttcacaaaaaaatcaattttttttagtcgACCCCacttctatttttattaaaatttgatgttttatgaaaaaacacacatttaaacgcctgacttgtttttttttgaactcaATCTCTTTCACGAATTGCATTACAAGTAAATAAACCAAGGTTGTTGTTCATTGAAATTATCGTCGAAAATATTATCGACTAACGATATCGTTActgttattccgataattctatcggcgataatcttatcgccgataatggatgataactcattttgaaaatctttctaaaaccGGATTAATTTATCcaatacttaaaaatttcacaaaattccgtactttttcgaaaacacacaaattttctaaatttgcaatatgggtatcaaacgaagcaaaatgttgTATGCTTTTTAACTTTATAATAAGAGGTGTTTGaaaatagtgaaattttcacaaaataccgtgtttttttctgaaaaaaactaaaattttcaaaatttgcaaaatgtatatcaaacgaagcaaaattttgtatgctattTCACTTTATTATAACTGTTTGGAAAAtaccaacattttcacaaaataccagtaattttttgaaaatactaaaattttccaaaaatcattgcaaaattttgtatgctttttttcaacactgaaattttcacaaaataccgtattttttctaaaatacttaaattttcaaaaggtgcAACTAACATAACAGAATTTAGTGATTtgaatgttgaattttcaatgcattcaCTACGAAGAAAAAAGACTCAGAAttcttcacaaaataccgtatttttacggtattttgtgaacaatcaagcgaagcaaaattttgtatgctttttcactttatatgaatgttttgttttgaaaaatactaaaattttcacagaattccgtattttttccaaaaaaaatacacttattttcaaaattagcaaaacgaagcaaaatgtCGTATGCTTCTTCATtttataaggttttttttcgaaaatactttttttttttacaaagtacCGTATTGTTCGAAATAactcatattttcaaaacatgaaatttttcaaattttaatgatttacacaaaaagtaataacattaaaattcatttaaaatttgtttcctTTGCGAAATGCAAAAgtttgaaattgagtttttttttcaaatatacggtatttgtgaaaattttagtatttcaacaaaaaaaatctaagtgaaaatgcatactaaattttgcttgtttgatacccaaattgcaaattttgaaaaaaatttatttacgaaaaaaaaaccttattttgtaaaaactataaaaagtgaaaaaaatcaaaatttgcttaaataaagttgattttaaaaatatttaaaaatgagtaattattttgaagaatttggaaaaaaaactgatatcaatgaactatttttaaagcacagcttaaaataacttttatgaAGGAAAGTACACATGTATACatcttgaaaaaatctttactGTGCTCTgaagaattattaaaaattcactTGAAGTCATCCCGTTAAGACAGTTCACAAGTAGCacaaaatttctaaacttttaacctaaaacaaaagttttatttttactttttttttcgctcgaggggaggggggggggggagggggatgAAGCCATTTCTttattgtgttttaaaatgaaaactaaTTGCAGAATAATTAAAGTAGATTTTAAcgtcacatttaaaaaaaaaatctgttgaacCAGTTAGTGAAcgaccctgatttttttttgaaaagaaagcgcaaaaaatcctgttttatttttaatttgctagTTTTCCCATtgaggtctcgaaaaaaaaattaaaaatataggagctaaatttgtcaaaaccattttttttaattttgtaagaaAAGCAACGCAAATTCTGAATGTTTCTGGCTTTAACcttaaactttgccgaagatatcgCATCGATCAGACAGTTAAGTCAGTGAACTGCTAATAAAACAAATAaccttgacaaaaaaaaaaccgcgacaaaatttaacaaaaccaGTTAAAGTCTCAAAAGTTTACCCAGATGAATACAACAAACAGACGCAGAAATGCAAATGAACCGGCAATACCGGTGGCGTCTCAATCGTCAACAGAGAGCCAATTTGAACTCTCAGAGAGCGAGATATAAATGCAGAAAACGTGAAAAACTATTGCAGCTCTTCAGCTGCTGGCTAGTTGGTGTTGTACTTTTAAGGGTTGTTCATCAGGTTTATTGAACGCGGAAGGAAATTCGCTTGCACTGTTTTTTAGTAGCTAGAAAATGGTTGATTTGGCGATGTTTGGATACATTTAAGTGCAGGATATAATTTAAAAACGTAAGTACATGaacaatcaaatttgaaaacctCGGATACGAAATATTGCTAGTGGACAGCGCAAAAATTCATCCAAGTCCTTGAACAGAGTACACTATTCGTCACAATTCGATGCAATTAATAAGGGTGAACTCTTCAAACACTAGCAAGTATTGCACAATTCATCCGTCCACACTAATGATATCTACAAAGAGAGAAGACTCATCACGGTTCGGGGTGGCACTTTCCGGGCATTTCACGATGCAAATCCTGTTTAGTTGCAGTTTCGACGTTGTTCAGTGGTGGAGTGGTGATATGTGCAATATTTGATCACGGTAGTAGGAACGCAATTAATGTGAGTTATTCATGTTTTGAAGAACTAGCCTAAATTTGTAAAACGACTAATTCATTAAAATAACACTAGCAAAAACAATCTAAACATTCGTTAAGTAACATTTATCTTCAATCTAAATTCAACACAACAAGTAGAAAACATTACAGTGCTTGACACCGTGACGCCCTCATTAAAGTGAGTAAATAATTGATATCGGATGGTAGTACTACGCTCATTATCAGAGGGCCTGTGCGGTAACTTTGTGACACACTGAATAGCAGCACGACTATATGGGAGCAGATTCAGATTTTGCGCGACACTGTCAGCTGGCACAAATTACACGTTTTAGGCCATTGCTGACCTTGCTGAATACGTACACGTGTACTTTTGTCATTCACCATGACGAGCGAATTTTAACGATCTTTTTGTCCAGATCATCATGACGCCCTCGTGCAACGATCCCGCCGAGGTGGTCATTCCCCTGCTCGACTTCTCAACGACGCTCGCCTTCAACAACCTCAACTACACGGTTCAGCAGGGTTCCACCAGCAAGACCCTCCTCAGCAACGTATCCGGATCGTTCCGGTCGGGACGCCTGGTGGCGATCCTCGGCCCGTCCGGCGCCGGCAAATCTACTCTGCTGAACGTACTCAGCGGATTCAAGTGAGTGATCAATTAAGGGCGTGACGTAATTTAGCTCAATTGCACTTGCAGGGCCAAAGGTGTCAAGGGTCAAATACTGATCAACAATGAGGTGGTCGATCGTCAACGGTACCGTCAGCTGGTGGCTTACAACGCGCAGGACGTTAAGCTGCTGCCGAACATAACCGTTGAGGAGACGCTGCGTTATACGGCGGATCTTAAGATGAGTTCAAAGGTATCGAGCAGCGTGAAGAAGACCACGATCAACGGGATCGTGAAGCTGCTGGGGCTGGAGAATTGTACCAAGACCCAGGCAAGATTGCTGTCTGGAGGTGAGAAGAAGCGGCTGTCGATCGGCCAGGAGTTGGTGTCCAATCCGAGGATCCTGTTCTTTGACGAACCGACTAGCGGGTTGGACAGCGAGTCTTCGTACCAGGTGATCTCGTACATGAAGGATCTCGCAAAGCAGGGTCGATGCGTGATCAGTGTGATTCATCAGCCAAGTTCGGAGCTTTTGGAGCTTTTTGACGACATCTACCTGGTTGCGGGAGGTCACTGTCTATACCGAGGATCGCTGGAAAATCTCATCCCGACGCTGTCCGAGGTGGGATTCGTGTGCCCACAGTACTACAACCGGGCGGATTTTGGTAAGAAGATCGCTTTCAACATGATCGATCACTTCATAATACCTTTCTACTTCCAGCAATCAAAATCGCGTCCAGATCTAACCCCGAAATGGAAAAGGTTGACCAGCTCATCCGCCTCATGGAACTCGACACCAACTCCGACCAAAATGGCAACAAACGTCTCGACCGTCTCAGTCCCAAATCGCTCGACGAGGACGAATCCCGCTCGCAGTACCCAATCTCGCAGTGGCGCCAATTCGCGATCCTCACCCGCCGAACCACCCTCGGAACGATTCGCAACTTCACCCTAACCGTGCTCCGGTTCATCGGCCACTTGCTGTTCGGCCTAATCATCGGCACCGTCTACTACGACATCGGTAACGACGGCGCCAAAATCCTGTCCAACATCGGGTTCATCATGCTGACGCTGCTGTTCATCGTGTTTGCCAACGCAATGTCCGTCGTGCTCACCTGTAAGTACCGATCAATCCCAAACCCCAACCTCAAATCTAGTAGCCCATTTCCACCCGCAGTCCCCCTCGAGATGTCCGTGTTCATCCGCGAGTACAAAAGCAACAGCTACTCGATCGTGGCCTACTTCTGCTCGAAGATCGTCGCCGACTTCCCACTCATGCTTGCGGGGATCACCCTCTTTCACGGCACGGCCTACTACATGACGGGACAGATCAACGAGCCGGGCCGCGCGGCCTGTTTCTGGGCCATGTGCGTCGGAATGGGTTGGTTCGCGCAGGTTTACGGACTGCTCGGGGGGAGCATCTTCCCCATCGAAGTCAGTCCGTTCATCATTCCGGTGACGATGCTGCCGGGGGTGTTGTTCTGTGGGTTCTTCATCCGGTACGACGAGCTGTTTGCGGCGTTTCAGCCGTTGACGTTTGTGTCGCCGTTTAGGTTTACGTTCGAGGGAGCCTCGCTGGCGTTGTACGGGTTCGGGAGGAAGGATTTGGGCTGTAGTGAGATGTTTTGCTACTACCGGAAGGCGGCGAAGATTTTGGACATGCTGGATATGAAGGACGAGAACTTTTGGATCGATGTCGGGGGGTTGGTGACGATTATAGTGCTGTTGCACGTGGCGTTGTACATTAGTTTGAGAATGAGGTTACGatgatttcattaaaaattatgctTGTTTTTGTGTCTAAAAGCACCCAAGGAATGCAATAGGTGTTGAACatcacaaaatattgaaagataATGGATAAAAGCTAAAAACTAAAGTTTATTGTCAATAGTTTTCCTTCTTATATTGTCCTTTGGAGTGCCTTAACTATCTCTGTGATAATATAGTGTTCTGTAGTAATTCGTTACACAATTGTTCAAAATGTTTCTCTGTTAATGCAATAAAATTACTGTTTGATGGTCTTTAGAAAAAACtgactgtgtttttttattatgagAAAAAGAAAGTCATTTATAAATCAAatccgggaaccgtggtgtaggggtaagcgtgattgcctctcacccagtcggcctgggttcgatcccagaaggtcccggtggcatttttcgagacgagatttgtctaatcacgccttccgtcggacgggaagtaaatgttggccccggactaaccttaaggtaaggttaggtcgttagctcagtccaggtgtaggagtcgtctccctgggtcctgtctcggtggagtcgctggtaggcagttggactaacaatccaaaggtcgtcagttcgaatctcggggtggatggaagctaaggtgtaaaaagaggtttgcaattgcctcaacaatcaagccttcggacacctagtttcgagtaggaatc harbors:
- the LOC120412667 gene encoding uncharacterized protein LOC120412667 gives rise to the protein MAPSGSDPCEVAIPLLDLTTVLSFNSLNYVVHQNSGSKTLLNNVSGSFQSGRLTAIIGPSGAGKSSLLNVLSGFKTKGVKGDILVNTEVIDRQHYRKMVSYNVQNVSLLPNITVEETLRYTADLKMSSKVPDMKKSATINGIIALLGLEKCTKTQARLLSGGERKRLSIGLDLVSDPRILFFDEPTSGLDSVSSYQVISYMKDLAKQGRCVISVIHQPSSELLELFDDVYLVTAGQCLYRGSLADLIPSLSDAGYVCPQYYNPVDFAIKIASNFNTTTEGIDRLMQRLQLVSSAEKNDIQPPNQSSTKRHDQYVSRSQYPISRWRQFSILTRRTTLGTVRSITLTVLRITGHLGMGLLIGAIYYNIGNDGAKILSNLGFILLSILFIAFVNGMSSVLTFPLEMSVFIREYKSNSYSIVAYLFSKVVADFPMLLTSITLFHVAAYYLTGQINEPLRELTFWAMCVLSGWFAQVYGLLGGSIFPIEVSPLVLPILMLPGIIFCGFFIRYDELSLAFRWFTWVSPFRFTFEAATLGMYGFGREKLECSEIFCYLQKPAKILDMLDMVDGNFWFDIFGISVFIFLQHVLLYLSLRRRYLQREKTHHGSGWHFPGISRCKSCLVAVSTLFSGGVVICAIFDHGSRNAINIIMTPSCNDPAEVVIPLLDFSTTLAFNNLNYTVQQGSTSKTLLSNVSGSFRSGRLVAILGPSGAGKSTLLNVLSGFKAKGVKGQILINNEVVDRQRYRQLVAYNAQDVKLLPNITVEETLRYTADLKMSSKVSSSVKKTTINGIVKLLGLENCTKTQARLLSGGEKKRLSIGQELVSNPRILFFDEPTSGLDSESSYQVISYMKDLAKQGRCVISVIHQPSSELLELFDDIYLVAGGHCLYRGSLENLIPTLSEVGFVCPQYYNRADFAIKIASRSNPEMEKVDQLIRLMELDTNSDQNGNKRLDRLSPKSLDEDESRSQYPISQWRQFAILTRRTTLGTIRNFTLTVLRFIGHLLFGLIIGTVYYDIGNDGAKILSNIGFIMLTLLFIVFANAMSVVLTFPLEMSVFIREYKSNSYSIVAYFCSKIVADFPLMLAGITLFHGTAYYMTGQINEPGRAACFWAMCVGMGWFAQVYGLLGGSIFPIEVSPFIIPVTMLPGVLFCGFFIRYDELFAAFQPLTFVSPFRFTFEGASLALYGFGRKDLGCSEMFCYYRKAAKILDMLDMKDENFWIDVGGLVTIIVLLHVALYISLRMRLR